The stretch of DNA AGCAATAGGAAAGGGTTTTGTTAAAGTAAAGGTTCCAGAGGGCATCTTTATAACGAAAGGAATTGCTTTGTCATCTTGGACCTGTCTCGTAGGATCTGGAAAGGGCAAGACAACGATTAAACTGCATGACGCAGCTCCCAAAGGGACTCGATTAATTACCAATGCCAACCATTGGAAAGGAAATCATCATATATTTGTTCAGGGAATGAGTCTAAATTGGAATGTCGAAAGGCTTGGGGATGTAAAAAAGACAAGTACTTGGGGCAATCATTCAAGCTGTTTAACATATGCAAATGTCACCTATGGCTGGGTTAAGGATGTTGAAGCGATTAATCCAGGACTTCATTGCTTTGATATATCCTCAACCTTATACAATTATGCAGGAGATGGATTTCTTGCCAAGGGTGGGAGCCAATATGTTTGGCTTGATAATCTAAATGGATTTGGATTTGGTGATGACGGAGTAACCACCCATCATAGCGAGTACCTATTCATTTCGAATTCTCATATGTGTGATCCGAGTGGCCGTGCCCATCAGAAAGGTTCATCAAACTCAAATGGGTTTGAAGTGGATGATGGTTCAAGAAATGTCCTCATGGTTAATAATTCAACAGCACGGTGCTTTGGTGGTATTGAAATCAAGGCACATCAAAATTCATCTGCTGCCTCAAACGTGAAAGTTGTCGGGCATATCTCTGTAAATGATAACCGGTCCTTTAACTTTCGTCATATCGGACACCACAAAAGCACAGATACTGAGTCAAAATCTGCCTATAATATATCTGCTGTAAACCTTGCCGCCATTAACCCGATTTTCACTGAATTATATAAGGACTCCACTCCGCGCGGCTTAGTAGTTTCTGCTTATAAAAATGTCGTCATCAACCATTTAACATTGATCGGCGACCCAGACTACGACTATAAAGAGAACCCGGTTATTGCGATACAATACCGAGCAAGGAATGTGGTGTTAAATAATATTTCGGTCAGAGGGTTTAAAAGTGCTAGTGCAGATATTAAAGTTTATGGGGGAGAAAATCGGGCTGATTCTGTCTCAATCAATCATATTGATGTTAATGACTCTGCCTCAATGGCAATAGATATAGGTAAAGATACGGAAGATGTTCAGATACACCAAGTGATGAACTAGAAAAAGCGTCATATCATTTATGACGCTTTCCTTCTTTTTCAACTACAATTTCGTCAACCAGCTTTTCAGCAACTCTTCGATACAAATTACTCATGTGAACAAGCGAAGAAATCATCAATACCTGCTCAAGGTATGGAGCGTTTCGGTCCTCCATTTTTGCAACTTCTTCATTAACATCCTTTACCCGCTCATTAATATCTTCATTAAAATCAGTTACGTTTTTTTTCGAGAGGTTTAAATAACTAGTGTAAAAAGAATCAATCTCTATATCCTCTTTGATAATCCTTTTATTTATCCCATCAAGTGTTATTTGAATATCGTTAATGGAAAGAGCGCCTTTTAATTGATAAATTAAACTCATCAAAATCAAATGCTCTTTTGAGTACTTCTTATTTTTTATCGGAAAAATTAGTTTCCCTTTTGCATAGTTATTAATCATCGTTTTCGTAAGAATCTTCTCTTCGTCATTACGTTTTGAATCTGCAAATTTATTTTCAAATAACTGAATCACCTGATCCATATATAAATCAATATTAGGTATTTCATCTACCATAAGGTTTGATTCAAGTCCTAGTTGGTCAATTATTTCATTGATTTTTCCCATAATTAAAAACCCCGATCATAGTTTTCTCTGATTAATATTATATCGTAACAGTTATTCGTTGACTAGGTGATGTTTTACGAGTATTATTATAAGTAGTTATTAAAACTACATCATGTATTAGGAGGGTTTTTACTTGAGCAACTTTATTCGGGAACCAATTAATGGACTGACTCATTTAACTGGAGCATTGTTATCGTTTATAGGACTTCTTGCGATGGTGATCAAGGTGTCAAGTACCACCTCGTCAACGATGGCCATTACGGCAGTTATTATTTTTGGTGTTAGCATGATCCTCCTTTATTCTGCTTCCGCCACCTACCATATGGTAATTGCTAAAGATCATGTAATTGCTTTTTTAAGACGACTCGATCACTCAATGATTTTTATTTTGATTGCAGGTACCTACACACCGTTTTGTTTTATTAGTTTAAATGGAACAACCGGAAACATTTTATTTTCAATCATAGCTGCGGTAGCATTAAGTGGCGTAGTTTTTAAGATGGTCTGGTTTAGTTGTCCGCGCTGGATTTCAACCGCATTGTATCTTGTTATGGGTTGGATGATTGTGTTTGTTTTCTCACCTTTAGCAGGGAGCATGGCTTCTATGGGGTTATTTTTATTAGTACTCGGGGGTGTTTTTTATACAATAGGCGGTGTCATCTACGGGGCAAAGCCAAAATTCCTCCAATCCAAATATATGGGCTTTCATGAGATATTTCACATCTTTATCATGCTTGGGAGTTTATCTCATTTCTTCTGTGTTTTCTATTTTGTTATATAAATTGAAAAACGCCCCTAGAGGCGTTTTTTACTTGTATTATGAGTTCTTTTTAGTATCTCTTGCAGCTTGTTTCCTTGCTTTCTTACTTAATCCTTGTTCTGCACCAAATTCCGTATCTGCTTTACTTCCACCAGTATGAGGCTGATTACGATTGTTGTTTTTATTGGTCATTGTTTGTATTTCCTCCTTTATATGTATGTTGGGCTAGCAACATCTTTTATACTGCTTTAAAAGGTAGGGAATTATACCTATTTTTCTTTAATTCTTTATCGCAAGAAAGTATTTTACGTGAGGATTAAGTACTATAATAATTTGTACTTCTTTAATAAGAACCAAGGAACTCGGTTGGAAGTTCGGTTTCGATTACTTTATTTTCGTAGTAAACTCGGTATGCCTTGCTGGTTGGTCTTGAACTGACAATTTTACTTATTTCTTGTTCGATGTAATGAAATGCAACCCCGTCATCTGCTGCTATTCCAGCTTGGATTTTCTTAGACTCAATGAGTTTATGATAGGCAGGTCTTCTATCCACTTCCCCATCATAATGAGGGCAATTACTGCCTTTTAAGAAGCCCAGGCAGTTGAGAGGCTCTAATCCTTCGCCATAGGAATCGGTTACACCTTCCTCGAACCAACAGATGGAACCCGCACTAATCCCTGCTAAAAGTATTCCTTGATTCCAAGCTTTTCTCAAAATGGTGTCTAATCCCCAATCTTTCCACAATGCTAATAGATTCTTTGTATTTCCGCCGCCAACATAAATAATATCTTTTTCCAAGATGAAACTCTCTAAATTCCTGGTCGGAGGTCTAAATAATGAAAGATGTGAAGGACTGCAGGTTTGATTTTCGAAAAAGTCATAGAACCTTTGAATATAATCTTCTGAATCGCCACTTGCAGTGGGGATAAAACAAATTTTGGGGTTGTCTTTACCTGATTGTTTAAGAATATAAGAATCTAATAATGTATTTTCTGGTTCCATTGAGAAACCGCCTCCGCCAAGTGCAATAATTTGCCGCATATTTTTCCCCTCCAGTTTAAAATTTTATTTATATGCTTTTATCCCATTTTCAAATGTTTCTACATCATCATTATCCACCCCATGTAAGGCTTCCTGTAACGCAAATGTACTTCTATAAAACCTGACTCGTTCGGCTATTTCGGTTCCATTTGGGTACAACTTCAAACACATAGTAAAAAAATCTTCCCCGTAACTGGATAGTATTCCTGCAAAGTCATATGCCGGGTCACCTATATCACTGCCGCCAAAATCAATGATTCCCGAAATATTATTGGTAGTTGGATCCCATAAAATATTTGTTGCCCCAAAGTCACCGTGGACCAAAGATGTTTTTAAGCTAAGAGACGTTTCACTGTTTAGAAAAGTTTCAAAAGAATACGCGATTTGTTGTTGTGCTTCTATCCTCATAAAAGGATAAAGTTTATCTTGTATTCTTTGATAAAGGTCGACCATTTCCTCACGAGGATTGGTTTCCTCTAACGTCAGTTTATTTTTAGGTATTGAATGAATTTCAATAAGGAAGCGAACCAACTGTGTTGCAAGTCTTATTAAAACTTCTTCACTTTGAATGTTTCCGAGACTTTCTTTCCACAATGGTGATCCTGAAATTAGTTCATAGCCAACAAAGACCTCGCCCACTTCTAATTCTTTAAAAGATTGATAGAATGGACTTGGAATTGGAAGAGATACTTTATCTTTAATTGCTTCTAATATATCAGTCTCTTTTTTTAGATTGTCTATCCCCATACGATACTTTGGAAATCTAAAAACGATTGATTCATTTATAATAATTACATCATTATTTTGGCCCATTTCATTCAACCGGCAATCCCTAATAGAAAGGCTTGGATAAACTTGTTTAATATGCTCAATATATTTCTCCATTGTTTTTACTCCCTTTTAACTCAACTCATATCTTGACAAAACGGCAGACTAAACCATTGGGATTTAGTCTGCCTAATTCTCTTACCAATTTATATTGGCGTCTGGCGCCTTGTCTGCTACGAGATTTAATTGAATATTATGCTCTAGATATGCCTTTAAACCAGAGAGTACCATTGTATACCCTCCCATTGAGTCAATGGCTTGGCTGACCATTTCATCCCCACTTCCAGAAAAGCCAAAGTTCGTAATAGAAACAAAGGTTTCATTATCTGTTCGAGGAGTAAATACCCACTCAACCTGGGTCCCATTGGTCCATTCAATTCTTATTACCTTGTTTTGCTCTAATTCCTTAACATACAAGTCATCGCCAACACCATACATCTCCCAATCCCATCTAACCTTTTTACCTTCTTCTAATCTCCCGCTGCTTTTGGTGAACCAGAATTTTGTAGTGATTTCAGGATTGATAAAAGCTTCATAAACTTCCTCAACTGGTCTACGAATTAGCATTTCTGCTGTTACAACGGGTGTTTCGTTTAGTGTTATCATTCTTAGTGCTCCTTTTCCTTAATTCATAGCTTTCTACCACTATGTTTTCTAATTGGATGATTTTTAAAACTAAGTTCTTTTACTACTTTTTCTGACACTCGATCGGCGATTAACTGATATCCAGCTGGATTAGGATGTAAGGAGTCGCTGAAATAAGTGCTTTTTGGTTTGTCTTGAAATAGGTCAAGGGTAGGAACGTAGTAAGTCTTTTCAAAATCTACAGCCACATTATCTATCTCGTCGTTCCAATTTTCTATCGTATTTAAAATTTCCTGTTGATTTGGATATTCCACATAGGGGTGGTATAAACCTAAAACAAAAATGGGAGCAGCCGAATTTTTAATTCTAATATGTTCAAGGATTTTATAAAGATTCGTTTTGAATTTACCTTTACCCTCATTTACTTTTTTTACATCAAGTGGATAAAATTGATGATTGGCACTCTGCCTAAAATCATTTGTTCCGATGTAAAGAATAATATAATTGGCCTTTTCTATTTGCGCGTTGGTTTTTTTATCCTGCAGTTGTTCGATAACTTTATCGGAAGAATACCTTGGTATAGCGAAGTTACTCACGTTAACAGGAGTATTTTGTATATCTTCCAATTTCACTTTAACTCCTCCTATGTATCCCTTTTTTGCCGGGTCCCCTATACCATGTGTGATAGAATCACCGAGGGCTACAAGGTTAAAGACCTTTGTACTACTAGCCGAAGAACCACGAATACCGGTATATGTACCAAATAGAATCAGAAATATGCAGAGTAAAAAGATAAAATTTTTCATATTAAAACTCCCAGTTGTGTTGACTTATTTAGGAGTTTTCCCAGTGGCACCTTCACTCATGTAGTATCAATAAGAATTAACTCCAGATTGGTATTCAGTTTGTTATTTAACCCAATGATGGGACACGAAAATATGCTAGGGGGTCTTTCAGATCCTCTGTAAAAACACCCGTATTTCTAAGGACTGCCTCTGCAAAATTTAAATAGTTTGACCCCGTCGATGTAATGACATTTTTATCAATAACAAGATGTTCTTTTACCTGATTTTTTGGAACTAATACATGACTGTATAAAGGATCGTCAGTGTCTATCGAAGCTGTATACTTTACTTCTTCTAGTATGCCTGCAGCACCTAAAATAGCAGGACCTCCACAAATTGCAGCAATTTGTTTCTTTTCTCTATAAAAATGCTGCACTATTTTCTTTAGGTTCGAGTTATCAAGAAGAGGGGCTGGGTTACCGCCAGGAATGATTAATACATCAAAATTTTCAGGATTCACTTGATCTATCGTTAAATGGGGAATGACCTGAAGTCCTGCACAAGACTGAATAGGTCTTATTTCATTTTCAACAGTAAAAGAATTTATCTGGTACTTTGAATCTATACAGGTTAATAAAATCATGACTTCAAAATCAGCAAACGTATCATAAGTTAATAAAAGTGCTTGTTTCATATTTACCGCTCTCCTTTTGAGTTCGGGATAATGGTTTGCATAAAGGATGAAGGATTTAGTTCTTCACTTTCAATGACAATAGCTGTTAAGCCTCTGGTTGTCTTCGTTTCGTGCCATTCGTCTTTTTCCCAAAACACAGCGTCTCCAGGCTGGACATTGAAATATTCTTCCTGATTAATACTTACCAAGCCTTCTCCACTTAATATTAACAATAGTTGAGGGCAAACTGCTTGGTGATAACCTATCAAGCCATTTTCTCCTAAATGCATACAACCTATTGAAGCAGCTTTGTTTGTTTGGATAATTCTCGACATAATAAAATCGGAATTAAACTTTGAAATGTTCTTACCACTTTCTTTATTAAAGTTAAAAAATTTCATATGATGTCGTACCTCCATAACTATCTATATCTCCTACATATTCAAGAAATTTATGAAATAATCCTTCAAAAAATAAAGTCATATAAATAAAAGAGGAACCCCATTTATCGCGGGACTCCTCTTCTATGCTTTTACTTCATCAATAATTCTGTTAACTCCTCTTGCAGCACAATTGCATGATTATATACAGGATCCTTGGCACCATAAAGGAGAGTAACTCGTCCCTTTGATGTCATTGTAATAATTTCATTTATTATCTTTTGTTTTTGTTCATCCGTACGCAATTCCTCTATGTACTTAACACGAAACTCCTCAAACAACTCAGGCTTGTGGCAAAACCATTTTCGAAGTTCTGGACTAGGAGCAACCTCCTTCTGCCAAGCCGTCAACTTAGCAGCCTCCTTCGAAATTCCACGCGGCCACAAACGGTCCACTAAAATACGAAAACCATCAGACTCATCACACGGCTCATAAACCCTCTTCAAGAAAAAATCCTCCACACGAACCCCACCATATTAAGCTTTTTGGGATAGTGTCCATCCCAGGTGGACACTGTCCACGGACGGTGACAGGCACCAAACTCATTATCTTTAGTCCTCATCCTTGATGTCGTGGTCTTCTGGGATGGGTTCACTTAGGATTTCTTCTACTAGGTGTTTGTATTTTTCGATTTGTTTTAGGTGGCTGTTGAATTGTTCTTTGTTGATGATCCACCCTTCTCCATCATGGATGGCGCGAATTTTTTTTTGTTTGATTAGGTCTTCTACTGTTGATTCTGGCATTGATAAATATTCTGCTGTTTCTTTAATTGTTAGATACATTTTATTTCTTTCATTCCTTTCATCCTGCCACTCCTGGACGGTGGTTAAGGAAGTTTTGGTAAGCGAAACCTCTTACCTCTTCCTCCTTAAAGTGCTTTAATAATTCATTAATAAGATTTTGTGTTTTTGAGGCGTCCTCTAAATCCTTGATAAACGTTGCTATTCCATCAAAATCCGAGCCTAATCCTATATGGTTCACACCACCTAATGTACAAAAGTGGTCGATATGCCTTATTAGGTCATTAATGGTCACCACACCTGCTTCTTTTACAAAGGGAGGATAATAAACAACATGAACCATCGCATTTCTTTTAAACATTGCTATCGCTTGTTCATCTGTTAAATTTCGAAGATGATTACAAACACTTCGAGAATTGGAATGGCTCGCGATTGGATATTTGGCTAACTCGATAACCTCCCAAATCCCCTTATCACTTAGGTGAGAAATATCTGTCAGGATTTGATGTTCATTATTAAACTGAACAATTTCTTTACCAAATAGCGTAAGACCGCCTCCCCGCGGTTCTCCTGCACCGTCTGCTGCTAAATTAGCATTATTCCATGTTAAACCAACAGACCGAACACCCAACTGATATAGGATGTGAAGTTTTGTTATATCGTTTCCAATGGCATCGACTCCCTCAAGGGTTAGCATCGCGCCTATTTGACCGATATTGATTTTTTCAAAATCTGACCAATCTTTAATATGGATCATATCAGGATTTTTGCCTAGTACTTCCTTATAAAAATAATCAATTTGTACAAGAGCCTCTTGAAATTTCTGGTCTGAGGGAATATCGGGCTCAATAAAAATTGCAAAACACTGCACCTTCACTTGCCCATTATGCAATCGAGATTTATTCGTCTGCAATTCCTTTGCATCAGCAAACTGCAGCGTGCCTTTCCCCTCAGAAAGTTTAAGTAATGCATCACAATGGAGGTCAATTAATTTCATGATGAGCCGACTCCTTTTTTTAAAAATTTTATCATAAATAACAGTGAAAGGTTAAATAAGGGATTCATATTAACCAAATTCTAGTATTGTTATAGTAATTAATTACCAGTAAAAACAACATTTAGAATATTAAAAATTACCTATTAAGAATAGTAAATAAATAGTAGAATTTATGTATAGACTATATTGATGGAGGTGAATTTACCTATGACAAATCAACCACTTCATTATGATGGAAGTATTCAATACAATGAAAGTTCCACTGCTAATTCTACAGTAAATGAGCCGTTTACATTAACGGACGAAGTGCGTGCAAACATTAGTGGAAACCCTTACTTCAGTGAAAATAATAACTAAAAAATAAAAGGAGTTTGCACAGAAGCAAATTCCTTTTATTTTTGGTCAATATCTGTTTTTATATCTGCATATACTTACATTCATTGCACAAACTAGAATGCAGCCTAGATACAGAAAGGATAGATACGGAAATGACAAAAGTATTGTACATTACAGCTCATCCTCATGATGATACTCAATCTTATAGTATGGCAGTAGGAAAAGCATTTATTGATACTTACAAAGAAGTGAATCCTGACCATGAAATTATTGATGTTGATCTTTACAGAGTGGATGTTCCACAAATCGATGTTGATGTCTTCAGTGGATGGGGAAAACTTCGATCCGGTACGGAATTTGAACAGCTATCAACGGAAGAAAAAGCAAAGGTTGGCAGACTATCTGAGATTTGTGAACAGTTTATTACTGCGGATAAATATATTTTTGTAACACCATTATGGAATTTTTCCTTCCCGCCTGTCATGAAAGCCTATTTAGATGCAGTCTCAGTTGCAGGAAAAACCTTCAGGTACACGGAAAAAGGTCCAATTGGTCTACTCACAGACAAGAAGGCTTTACATATTCAAGCCCGCGGAGGTATCTATTCAGAAGGACCTGCTGCAGCTATGGAGATGGGTCATCGGTATCTAGATATTATGATGCAGTTTTATGGAGTCCCATCCTTTGAAGGTTTATTTGTTGAGGGCCATAATGCAATGCCTGACAAAGCACAAGAAATCAAAGAAAATGCTATTGCACGTGCTAAAGACTTGGCACACACTTTTTAATGCCAAGAGAGCCAACACCTTACGTTGGCTCTTTTGTTTTTAGGACAATTTACTCTAATACTGTTTATAACCCTTTTTTATTTTACGTGCAGAGTTCACTTTTTAGATGCGAAACAGTTTGATATTCCTTAATATTTTCGTAGAAAGACTGGTTCTTTTCCAAATAATTTCCTTCTGATTAATTCATGTGAATCACTTAAAACATGTTCAATGGCTTGTGTGGAGTTTCCAAGGATTCTTAGTGACAATCCAGGAACCGCCAGCATGGAAATACCAATTCTCACTCCGTCATGAGGATCTAACACTTCATAAAGTTCTTCTAAAAATCCCATGTTCATTCGCTCGTCCATCACGATCATCGTCCCAAAGTGTGTATATCCCT from Neobacillus sp. CF12 encodes:
- a CDS encoding glycosyl hydrolase family 28-related protein; amino-acid sequence: MNFDKFHLPIKNGEILSEITGKKLDIERVIKETDQLFHQCRGNEPVPQFNKAPIHIPLSKKIFERLFRLFAKPYSIMEPTQIYVNSKGNVYPEWKIKLDDEYENLLRKITREVNIEDFGGVGDGKTDNTVAFKKAIGKGFVKVKVPEGIFITKGIALSSWTCLVGSGKGKTTIKLHDAAPKGTRLITNANHWKGNHHIFVQGMSLNWNVERLGDVKKTSTWGNHSSCLTYANVTYGWVKDVEAINPGLHCFDISSTLYNYAGDGFLAKGGSQYVWLDNLNGFGFGDDGVTTHHSEYLFISNSHMCDPSGRAHQKGSSNSNGFEVDDGSRNVLMVNNSTARCFGGIEIKAHQNSSAASNVKVVGHISVNDNRSFNFRHIGHHKSTDTESKSAYNISAVNLAAINPIFTELYKDSTPRGLVVSAYKNVVINHLTLIGDPDYDYKENPVIAIQYRARNVVLNNISVRGFKSASADIKVYGGENRADSVSINHIDVNDSASMAIDIGKDTEDVQIHQVMN
- a CDS encoding DUF1836 domain-containing protein; its protein translation is MGKINEIIDQLGLESNLMVDEIPNIDLYMDQVIQLFENKFADSKRNDEEKILTKTMINNYAKGKLIFPIKNKKYSKEHLILMSLIYQLKGALSINDIQITLDGINKRIIKEDIEIDSFYTSYLNLSKKNVTDFNEDINERVKDVNEEVAKMEDRNAPYLEQVLMISSLVHMSNLYRRVAEKLVDEIVVEKEGKRHK
- a CDS encoding hemolysin III family protein, which translates into the protein MSNFIREPINGLTHLTGALLSFIGLLAMVIKVSSTTSSTMAITAVIIFGVSMILLYSASATYHMVIAKDHVIAFLRRLDHSMIFILIAGTYTPFCFISLNGTTGNILFSIIAAVALSGVVFKMVWFSCPRWISTALYLVMGWMIVFVFSPLAGSMASMGLFLLVLGGVFYTIGGVIYGAKPKFLQSKYMGFHEIFHIFIMLGSLSHFFCVFYFVI
- a CDS encoding Type 1 glutamine amidotransferase-like domain-containing protein, producing the protein MRQIIALGGGGFSMEPENTLLDSYILKQSGKDNPKICFIPTASGDSEDYIQRFYDFFENQTCSPSHLSLFRPPTRNLESFILEKDIIYVGGGNTKNLLALWKDWGLDTILRKAWNQGILLAGISAGSICWFEEGVTDSYGEGLEPLNCLGFLKGSNCPHYDGEVDRRPAYHKLIESKKIQAGIAADDGVAFHYIEQEISKIVSSRPTSKAYRVYYENKVIETELPTEFLGSY
- a CDS encoding aminoglycoside phosphotransferase family protein, translating into MEKYIEHIKQVYPSLSIRDCRLNEMGQNNDVIIINESIVFRFPKYRMGIDNLKKETDILEAIKDKVSLPIPSPFYQSFKELEVGEVFVGYELISGSPLWKESLGNIQSEEVLIRLATQLVRFLIEIHSIPKNKLTLEETNPREEMVDLYQRIQDKLYPFMRIEAQQQIAYSFETFLNSETSLSLKTSLVHGDFGATNILWDPTTNNISGIIDFGGSDIGDPAYDFAGILSSYGEDFFTMCLKLYPNGTEIAERVRFYRSTFALQEALHGVDNDDVETFENGIKAYK
- a CDS encoding SRPBCC family protein is translated as MITLNETPVVTAEMLIRRPVEEVYEAFINPEITTKFWFTKSSGRLEEGKKVRWDWEMYGVGDDLYVKELEQNKVIRIEWTNGTQVEWVFTPRTDNETFVSITNFGFSGSGDEMVSQAIDSMGGYTMVLSGLKAYLEHNIQLNLVADKAPDANINW
- a CDS encoding GDSL-type esterase/lipase family protein — its product is MKNFIFLLCIFLILFGTYTGIRGSSASSTKVFNLVALGDSITHGIGDPAKKGYIGGVKVKLEDIQNTPVNVSNFAIPRYSSDKVIEQLQDKKTNAQIEKANYIILYIGTNDFRQSANHQFYPLDVKKVNEGKGKFKTNLYKILEHIRIKNSAAPIFVLGLYHPYVEYPNQQEILNTIENWNDEIDNVAVDFEKTYYVPTLDLFQDKPKSTYFSDSLHPNPAGYQLIADRVSEKVVKELSFKNHPIRKHSGRKL
- a CDS encoding DJ-1/PfpI family protein encodes the protein MKQALLLTYDTFADFEVMILLTCIDSKYQINSFTVENEIRPIQSCAGLQVIPHLTIDQVNPENFDVLIIPGGNPAPLLDNSNLKKIVQHFYREKKQIAAICGGPAILGAAGILEEVKYTASIDTDDPLYSHVLVPKNQVKEHLVIDKNVITSTGSNYLNFAEAVLRNTGVFTEDLKDPLAYFRVPSLG
- a CDS encoding cupin domain-containing protein, which gives rise to MKFFNFNKESGKNISKFNSDFIMSRIIQTNKAASIGCMHLGENGLIGYHQAVCPQLLLILSGEGLVSINQEEYFNVQPGDAVFWEKDEWHETKTTRGLTAIVIESEELNPSSFMQTIIPNSKGER
- a CDS encoding DUF488 domain-containing protein, with product MEDFFLKRVYEPCDESDGFRILVDRLWPRGISKEAAKLTAWQKEVAPSPELRKWFCHKPELFEEFRVKYIEELRTDEQKQKIINEIITMTSKGRVTLLYGAKDPVYNHAIVLQEELTELLMK
- a CDS encoding excisionase family DNA-binding protein, yielding MYLTIKETAEYLSMPESTVEDLIKQKKIRAIHDGEGWIINKEQFNSHLKQIEKYKHLVEEILSEPIPEDHDIKDED
- a CDS encoding dipeptidase, with amino-acid sequence MKLIDLHCDALLKLSEGKGTLQFADAKELQTNKSRLHNGQVKVQCFAIFIEPDIPSDQKFQEALVQIDYFYKEVLGKNPDMIHIKDWSDFEKINIGQIGAMLTLEGVDAIGNDITKLHILYQLGVRSVGLTWNNANLAADGAGEPRGGGLTLFGKEIVQFNNEHQILTDISHLSDKGIWEVIELAKYPIASHSNSRSVCNHLRNLTDEQAIAMFKRNAMVHVVYYPPFVKEAGVVTINDLIRHIDHFCTLGGVNHIGLGSDFDGIATFIKDLEDASKTQNLINELLKHFKEEEVRGFAYQNFLNHRPGVAG
- a CDS encoding FMN-dependent NADH-azoreductase, with protein sequence MTKVLYITAHPHDDTQSYSMAVGKAFIDTYKEVNPDHEIIDVDLYRVDVPQIDVDVFSGWGKLRSGTEFEQLSTEEKAKVGRLSEICEQFITADKYIFVTPLWNFSFPPVMKAYLDAVSVAGKTFRYTEKGPIGLLTDKKALHIQARGGIYSEGPAAAMEMGHRYLDIMMQFYGVPSFEGLFVEGHNAMPDKAQEIKENAIARAKDLAHTF